The proteins below are encoded in one region of Chroicocephalus ridibundus chromosome 9, bChrRid1.1, whole genome shotgun sequence:
- the LOC134521179 gene encoding cytochrome c oxidase subunit 5A, mitochondrial, giving the protein MLAATAALLRRCAVSGLRAAAVRRPAAVLPARCYSHGSQESDEEFDARWVTYFNKPDIDAWELRKGINTLVGYDLVPEPKIIDAALRACRRLNDFASAVRILEVVKDKAGPHKEIYPYVIQELRPTLSELGISTPEELGLDKA; this is encoded by the exons ATGCTGGCCGCCACCGCCGCGCTCCTCCGCCGCTGCGCCGTCTCCggcctccgcgccgccgccgtccgTCGCCCCGCAG CTGTACTGCCTGCCCGCTGCTACTCTCATGGGTCACAAGAATCAGATGAAGAATTTGATGCTCGCTGGGTGACATATTTCAACAAGCCAGATATTGATGCCTGGGAGCTCAGGAAAG GCATAAACACGCTTGTGGGTTATGACCTGGTTCCGGAACCAAAAATCATCGATGCAGCTCTGAGGGCATGCCGACGGTTAAATGACTTTGCCAGTGCCGTCCGCATCTTAGAAGTTGTAAAG gACAAGGCAGGACCTCACAAGGAAATCTACCCTTACGTTATCCAGGAGCTTAGACCAACTTTGAGTGAACTGGGAATCTCCACTCCAGAGGAACTGGGCCTGGATAAAGCATAA